From a single Populus trichocarpa isolate Nisqually-1 chromosome 17, P.trichocarpa_v4.1, whole genome shotgun sequence genomic region:
- the LOC18106587 gene encoding 1-aminocyclopropane-1-carboxylate oxidase homolog 1 yields MEVMASNAASSFDPEDGSNYDNANEVKAFDETKAGVKGLADSGVIKIPRFFVHPPEKIQQPSPKSSNISLQVPIIDFEGFESSRRMEVVNEIRKASENWGFFQVVNHGIPENVMDEMLAGVKRFHEQPQEVKMEFYSRDADQRVKFFTGVLLLTKEPAIWRDTVAFDFKDGKLDPQLFPGIVREEVSEYFRHVSKIGKALSELLSEALGLRSNFLSSIECMETESVVGHYYPACPQPDLTLGTTTHSDPCFLTILLQDNMGGLQVRHQNQWVDVPPLPGALLVNIGDLMQLITNDKFRSVEHRVLAGEVGPRISVACFFFPSTANKFKPYGVIKELLSDDTPMIYRATHLAEFMGQYMSTGSYVSTLSHFKVSSGHACSSTEDTD; encoded by the exons ATGGAAGTTATGGCTTCCAATGCTGCAAGTTCCTTTGATCCTGAAGATGGATCCAACTATGACAATGCTAATGAAGTGAAAGCATTCGATGAAACCAAAGCTGGTGTTAAGGGACTAGCAGACTCTGGTGTGATAAAGATTCCCAGGTTTTTTGTCCACCCACCAGAGAAAATCCAGCAACCATCACCCAAGTCTAGCAATATCAGCCTTCAGGTTCCAATAATAGACTTCGAGGGGTTTGAAAGTTCTCGGCGGATGGAGGTAGTGAATGAGATTCGCAAAGCATCAGAAAACTGGGGTTTCTTTCAAGTTGTTAATCATGGGATTCCAGAAAATGTCATGGATGAGATGTTAGCAGGAGTGAAACGGTTCCATGAGCAACCTCAAGAGGTGAAGATGGAGTTCTACTCTCGTGACGCTGATCAACGAGTCAAGTTCTTCACTGGTGTTCTCCTTCTGACTAAAGAACCAGCAATTTGGAGGGATACGGTAGCATTTGATTTCAAGGATGGTAAACTAGACCCTCAACTCTTTCCTGGCATCGTAAG AGAAGAGGTCAGCGAATATTTCAGACACGTTTCCAAGATCGGCAAGGCACTATCTGAGCTCTTATCAGAAGCACTCGGGCTTCGAAGCAATTTCCTTTCAAGCATAGAATGCATGGAAACAGAATCAGTGGTGGGTCACTACTACCCGGCTTGTCCTCAACCAGACTTGACCCTTGGCACCACCACACATTCAGATCCATGTTTTCTGACCATACTTCTGCAAGACAATATGGGTGGCCTGCAAGTTCGTCACCAAAATCAATGGGTTGATGTCCCCCCTCTTCCTGGTGCTCTCCTAGTAAACATAGGGGACTTGATGCAG CTCATCACCAATGACAAGTTCAGAAGTGTGGAGCATAGAGTTCTGGCTGGAGAAGTCGGGCCTCGGATATCAGTAGCATGCTTTTTCTTCCCAAGCACGGCAAATAAGTTTAAACCCTATGGGGTAATAAAGGAGCTTCTATCTGACGACACGCCCATGATCTATAGAGCAACTCATTTGGCTGAATTCATGGGCCAATACATGTCCACAGGATCATATGTTTCCACCCTTTCTCATTTTAAAGTGTCAAGTGGCCATGCTTGTTCCTCTACAGAAGATACTGATTGA